In Setaria italica strain Yugu1 chromosome I, Setaria_italica_v2.0, whole genome shotgun sequence, the genomic window TGGGTCCCGCGTCTAAAACCTCAcgttcacactttaaaattttagcgaaattgctcgaattttagcgaaattgatcgaaatttgttggagatgactcagTTTAAGTGTTTGCTACTTTGTGTAAAATAGTATAGCTGGATATATATATGGGTCCCATGTTAAGAGTTGGACCAACTAAAACCTCCctttcacactttaaaattttaacgaaattgattgaaatttgttgaAAATGATTTCGTTTAAtaattagctacttcatgcgaAAAAGTATAGTTGGACTTATATGTGGACCCACATCAAGAATCGGATCCTTAAATTGTTTTGTGAATCAAACCAATGCAACCAATTCTAAACCACTCCCAAACTATTTCCTCTTAGGAGGAATCCAAACCAAACCATTTGATGACGAATGTAACAAATCTAAACAACTTCTAAGAGAAAACCAACCCATTAAAACTATTAAACCCAACCCAATCCATTTAGCAGGGCTAGTAATTTAGACTGAAAATCTTGATGAAGATTCAAGGttattttaggttattttttaGGTTATTAAGAGTTCTACTTAGATATTTTCATAATAGTATATGTGTGTAATTTTTTAGAATAGAATTAATCCACATATTTCTATTTTTACGAGACTTTCTAGGATTTACATATTTTTCAAACGTGTCTTATAAGAATTAACTAATATGGTGTGGTTATGCAAGGAGTTAGTAATTTTCTTTTCGTAGCACCTCTGACAAGGATTGACGTGAAGACTCTAAAATAAAGTGTTTAATTAGCAATAGTAAGATAGTCACTAAGGTGATacagtatatatatataatataagtAAATTGCCATGTTAGCACCGAGGGTACATGGGAGGAATACTCTAGAGGTTGCACGTATATACTCCTAGTTTTGTGATAGTTTTCTCGTTGGCTGAACAACAAACTAAACGGGGAGCGATCGAGCTTGACTTGCAAGTCAGCGGTTTCAATAATGCTGAGATGTACAATGCTCTGGAAAGCGAGTGATGTGCGTATTTTAATTTATGAAGCTGCCAAAAGCTGGGCTTCAGTGATTAGCTTAGGAAAATTCGCAACCACTCCCGACGAGAGTTTGACTAGTTGCATACTGATCTTTTATATATCCTTGCGAATTTTTTTCTCGATCCCTAACAGAAAATGAATAGTTTTTTTAAGCTTCTAGAAATTCATATGCGGTCAAACCTTCAAACATATGCTCCTGAGCTCCTCTACTTCCAATCCagtacaagaaaagccaaaTAGTTTCTCAGTGCAACCGTATACACATAAGAGTACTGTTTTTGTAtaaaagggaaagaaaagaaagctaCTGTAAAATCACTCTACTATATGAACTACACTAGCCCGTATACGTAATTACGTATACGTATGAGTGGCTTGTTCTCTCTACAAGTACAATCTACATTATGGAGCAGCTGCTCTCTTCCCGCGTCTGGCAGCCGTACCCGTAGGGGTGTTCGTAGACGTAGCTAACCGGctgcgacggcgccggcgggtagCCGTACCACGGGTAGTAGGGCGCgggggccgcggccgccggcggcttcACCTCCTTCTTGTCCTCGCCGACCTGCACCAGCTGCGCGGGCCCGACCTTCTTGCGCAGCGTGCTGGTGAGCTCGATGGAGTCGACGccctcgccgacgacgacgacctggTCCCTGTCGGCGCCGGCGATCGCCACGGAAACGACGCCGCCCTTGGCCGCCACCAGCGCCATCGCCTTGGACCGGCACTTGTCGCAGCTCATCTGCACCTTGATCACGATCTTTTGCTGCACCCACGTATTAATAACCAAGTTAGTGTCTGTCTCCGTGGAGATCACAGGCTGGCTGTATTGATCACGAATTACGATCGGCCGATGCGTGTACCTTAGTCATTGCTGAAACAGGTGGTCGATCGGTGGATGTGCTGTGCTTCGAATTAAAGCTTGAGATGAACTCCAATGCCTCGGAGCCGTACCAAGGTCGTCGGCGAAGAAGATCGAGTGCGCTGTTCGCCGATTATTtctggggagagagagagagagacgacgGACGTTGTGTATAGGAAGATCGAGCTCGGTTGCTGCCTTCTTTGCTGAGCTGCTGTGGTGGCTCTGGAGCAGGGAGCTAGCTCCGTGCAGGGCTAGTGTTATATAGGAGCAGTAGCCACGGGTGACCGGGTCATCAAGGCGTTTTGTGCCGTTGTTAGGTCGTGGTTAGTAAGAAAAGTTTGTTTCCAGACCTGAGTGAGACGAAGCGTTTGTTTATGACTTGGCCTCGCAGAGATCAGCAGCTGGCGAATGCTCTTGGAA contains:
- the LOC101785283 gene encoding heavy metal-associated isoprenylated plant protein 47; its protein translation is MTKQKIVIKVQMSCDKCRSKAMALVAAKGGVVSVAIAGADRDQVVVVGEGVDSIELTSTLRKKVGPAQLVQVGEDKKEVKPPAAAAPAPYYPWYGYPPAPSQPVSYVYEHPYGYGCQTREESSCSIM